The window AGGTCGAGCAACCCGGCAAAGCCCACGACGATGTTCAGGCCGAGAGCCATCAGGATAAACGTGCCCACCTGATCGACAACGTTGATCAGGAAGATGCCCAGGATGCGCGGCAGCACCAGCAGAAAAATGAGCGCGACGATCAGGATGATGATGCTATTGCGCCGCCGTGCCTCGGGGGCCAGGGTGGCCTGCCGGTGGTCGCGCCAGGCCCGGCCGCGCGCTTCCCACCACACGGCGAAGGCCAGGGCCAGGAAAAAGACGAGGCCCGCGGCCAGCAGCGTGACGCCCTTGGTGGGGAAGAAGAGGCGGACGGTGTTGCGCTCCAGGAACTGGTTGGCGATGTTGAGCGGCACGTCGGAGAAGAGGCTGAAACCGAGGGTGATGAGCAGCGCGTTGATGAGCGGCCGGCGCACACGCAACGGGATGAGATGCATGGCCGCGCCGATCAGCCCCAGCCCAGCCATGATGCCCAGCAACAGCAGGCTGCCGGGCAGCGGTTCACGGCCGAAGGTCAGAATCTCGATCAGTTGCGGCGAAACGTTGACAAAGTAGTCGCGGATGGTCGTCCACCAGCCGGCCAGCCCGATCAGGCCCACGACGGGCACCGCGGCCAGCGCCCCGGACAAGGCTCCCGCCAACAGCGACGGCACGGGAGCGCGGCCTTCGTGCTTGCCCGCCGCGGTGAACCCGGCATAGAACGCCGGGGTGAAGAGCAGCAATTGGCCCAGCGTCAGCAGGTTCTCGATCATGTCCCGCTCGTCGAAGGTCTGAACCATGCCGATGACGCTGGCGACGAGCACCACGACGCCCATGATCAGTCCCAGTTTGACGACGCCCCGCCAGTTGATTGTGTTCATAAAGCCTCCAGGAAAGGGGCTAGGGGTTAGGTGCTAGGTGCTAGGGGAAGAGCGCTCTTCCCCTAGCACCTAGCACCTAGAACCTAGCACCTATTACGCTTTCTTCTCGGCCAGTCGTTCGCCAATGATGCCTTGCGGGCGGAAAATGAGCACCAGCACCAGCAGCAGGAAGGCGGTGACGTCCTTGAGCTGGTGGGCGCCGGGCGCGCCCAGCCCTTCCAGGATGAGCGGCGGGCCAACGGCCTCGATGACGCCCAGGAAGAAGCCGCCCAAGGCCGCGCCGGGGATGCTGCCGATGCCGCCCAGCACGGCGGCGGTGAAGGCTTTGATGCCGGGCACGAAGCCCATCGAGAAAATAACCTGCTTGAACACCAGCCCCCACAGCACGGCGGCGATGCCGGCCATCGTCGCCCCGATGGCGAAGGTGGTGGCGATGGCCCGGTCGACGTCGATGCCCATCA is drawn from Candidatus Promineifilum breve and contains these coding sequences:
- a CDS encoding branched-chain amino acid ABC transporter permease — its product is MNTINWRGVVKLGLIMGVVVLVASVIGMVQTFDERDMIENLLTLGQLLLFTPAFYAGFTAAGKHEGRAPVPSLLAGALSGALAAVPVVGLIGLAGWWTTIRDYFVNVSPQLIEILTFGREPLPGSLLLLGIMAGLGLIGAAMHLIPLRVRRPLINALLITLGFSLFSDVPLNIANQFLERNTVRLFFPTKGVTLLAAGLVFFLALAFAVWWEARGRAWRDHRQATLAPEARRRNSIIILIVALIFLLVLPRILGIFLINVVDQVGTFILMALGLNIVVGFAGLLDLGYVAFFAVGAYVTALLTSTGDLGLGISFWIAMPIGVAMAVLAGVLLGIPVLRLRGDYLAIVTLGFGEIIRVLVRSDLLKPVIGGAQGILEVGRPNFGPFTFVTPQHYYYLILAGVMLALFVSWRLRDGRPGRQWMALREDEDVAEAVGINLVGTKLLAFAIGASFAGLSGAIFGSRVGSVFPNSFELLISINVLAIIIVGGVGSLPGVILGAFVLVGLPELLREFVEFRLLIYGVLLIVMMLVRPEGLWPSAVRRRELHADESAGPAVAAVEGPRHEEVAPLT